The proteins below are encoded in one region of Streptomyces ficellus:
- the rox gene encoding rifampin monooxygenase: protein MYDVIIAGGGPTGMMLAGELRLHGVSVLVLERDPEPTKVVRALGLHVRSIEVMDQRGLLDRFLAHGRKHPVGGLFAAVDKPAPQRIDTTHPYVLGIPQPVTDRLLSEHATELGAEIRRGRAVTGLSQDDDGVSVELADGAGTLRARYVVGCDGGRSTVRKLLGIAFPGEPSRVDTLLGEMRLDVPPETLATVMAEVRRTQKRFGAMPLGDGAYRVIVPAEGVAEDRTVPPTLEEFRQQLRKVAGTDLGAHAPRWLSRFGDATRLAERYRSGRVLLAGDAAHIHPPTGGQGLNLGVQDAFNLGWKLAAEIAGHAPEGLLDSYHTERHPVAADVLNNTRAQMELMSTEPGPQAVRRLLAELMDFDDVNRYLIEKITGIGVRYDFGEGPELLGRRMRDADLGKGRLYERMRTGRGLLLDRTGRLSVTGWADRVDHIPDPTAAPDAPALLLRPDGHVAWIGHDQRDLTSHLPTWFGAPTG from the coding sequence ATGTACGACGTGATCATCGCCGGTGGCGGACCAACCGGAATGATGCTGGCCGGCGAACTGCGGCTGCACGGGGTGAGCGTGCTGGTGCTGGAACGCGACCCCGAGCCGACGAAGGTGGTCCGCGCGCTCGGCCTGCACGTGCGCAGCATCGAGGTGATGGACCAGCGCGGCCTCCTGGACCGGTTCCTCGCGCACGGCCGGAAGCACCCGGTCGGTGGCCTCTTCGCCGCCGTCGACAAGCCCGCGCCCCAGCGGATCGACACCACCCACCCCTACGTCCTCGGCATCCCGCAGCCCGTCACCGACCGCCTGCTGAGCGAGCACGCCACCGAACTCGGCGCCGAGATCCGGCGCGGCCGCGCCGTGACCGGGCTGAGCCAGGACGACGACGGGGTGAGCGTCGAACTCGCCGACGGGGCCGGCACCCTGCGCGCGCGGTACGTCGTCGGCTGCGACGGCGGCCGCAGCACGGTGCGCAAACTGCTCGGCATCGCCTTCCCCGGCGAACCCAGCAGGGTCGACACCCTGCTGGGCGAGATGCGGCTGGACGTACCGCCCGAGACGCTGGCCACCGTGATGGCCGAGGTCCGCCGCACCCAGAAGCGGTTCGGCGCCATGCCCCTCGGGGACGGGGCGTACCGCGTCATCGTGCCCGCGGAAGGGGTCGCCGAGGACCGCACGGTCCCGCCCACCCTGGAGGAGTTCCGGCAACAGTTGCGGAAGGTCGCCGGCACCGACCTCGGCGCGCACGCACCGCGCTGGCTCTCCCGGTTCGGCGACGCCACCAGGCTGGCCGAGCGCTACCGCAGCGGCCGCGTCCTGCTCGCCGGCGACGCCGCGCACATCCACCCGCCGACCGGCGGACAGGGCCTCAACCTCGGCGTCCAGGACGCCTTCAACCTCGGCTGGAAGCTCGCCGCCGAGATCGCCGGCCACGCCCCCGAAGGCCTCCTCGACAGCTACCACACCGAACGGCACCCGGTGGCCGCCGACGTCCTCAACAACACCCGCGCCCAGATGGAGCTGATGTCCACCGAACCCGGCCCGCAGGCGGTCCGCCGACTGCTGGCGGAACTCATGGACTTCGACGACGTCAACCGGTACCTCATCGAGAAGATCACCGGCATCGGAGTCCGCTACGACTTCGGCGAGGGCCCCGAACTCCTCGGCCGCCGGATGCGGGACGCGGACCTCGGGAAGGGACGCCTCTACGAGCGGATGCGCACCGGCCGCGGCCTGCTCCTCGACCGGACCGGCCGGCTCTCGGTCACGGGCTGGGCGGACCGCGTCGACCACATCCCCGACCCCACCGCCGCCCCGGACGCCCCCGCACTCCTCCTGCGCCCCGACGGCCACGTCGCCTGGATCGGCCACGACCAGCGCGACCTGACGTCCCACCTCCCGACCTGGTTCGGCGCCCCCACCGGCTGA
- a CDS encoding dolichyl-phosphate-mannose--protein mannosyltransferase has product MTSTAPEALRGQDAGKEPPPWQRRLRRFGYVPRPVTGLRERLVPGYARPSDRLWTVLGAPPALADRLWRLSAWGGPLLVALVAGLLRFWHLGEPHAVIFDETYYAKDAWALINQGYEGSWPKDVDASILADPGAVAVPAGPGYVVHPPVGKWVIGAGEWLFGFDPFGWRFMVAVLGTLSVLMLCRIGRRLFRSTFLGCLAGALLAVDGLHFVMSRAALLDQVLMFFVLAAFGCLLIDRDWARSRLAAALPVDADGVLRPDAAVAETLRLGWRPWRLAAGLTVGLAAATKWNGLYVLAAFGVMTVLWDVGARRTAGAFRPYAAVVRRDLLPAFVSTVPVAIVTYVVSWSGWILTDKGYFRNWAATEGRDSSWSWLFPDWWRSLWHYESEVYRFHINLTSGHTYESNPWSWLVLGRPVSYFYEDPAAGRDGCPADATEKCAREVLAIGTPLLWWAACFAVLYVLWRWFFRRDWRAGAIACAVAAGWVPWFLYQERTIFLFYAVVFVPFLCLAVAMMAGAMLGPPGPDGTAERRRTIGAVATGVLVLLIIWNFIYFWPLYTGQSIPMDDWRDRMWLDTWV; this is encoded by the coding sequence GTGACCAGTACTGCTCCTGAGGCCCTGCGCGGGCAGGACGCCGGGAAAGAGCCGCCCCCGTGGCAGCGGCGCCTGCGTCGTTTCGGCTACGTGCCGCGGCCGGTGACGGGCCTGCGCGAGCGGTTGGTGCCCGGCTACGCCCGCCCCTCCGACCGGCTGTGGACGGTGCTCGGCGCGCCGCCCGCCCTGGCCGACCGGCTGTGGCGGCTGTCGGCGTGGGGCGGTCCGCTGCTGGTGGCGCTCGTCGCGGGACTGCTGCGGTTCTGGCACCTGGGCGAGCCGCACGCGGTGATATTCGACGAGACGTACTACGCCAAGGACGCTTGGGCGCTGATCAACCAGGGCTACGAGGGGTCGTGGCCCAAGGACGTCGACGCGTCGATCCTGGCGGACCCCGGCGCGGTGGCGGTCCCGGCGGGCCCCGGCTACGTGGTGCACCCGCCGGTGGGCAAGTGGGTCATCGGGGCGGGCGAGTGGCTGTTCGGCTTCGATCCGTTCGGCTGGCGCTTCATGGTGGCGGTGCTCGGCACGCTGTCGGTGCTGATGCTGTGCCGGATCGGGCGGCGGCTGTTCCGGTCGACGTTCCTGGGCTGCCTGGCGGGCGCGCTGCTGGCCGTGGACGGGCTGCACTTCGTGATGAGCCGGGCGGCGCTCCTGGACCAGGTGCTGATGTTCTTCGTCCTGGCGGCGTTCGGGTGCCTGCTGATCGACCGCGACTGGGCGCGGAGCCGGCTGGCCGCCGCGCTGCCGGTGGACGCGGACGGGGTGCTGCGGCCGGACGCGGCCGTCGCGGAGACGCTGCGCCTGGGGTGGCGGCCGTGGCGGCTCGCGGCCGGTCTGACGGTGGGTCTGGCGGCGGCCACCAAGTGGAACGGCCTGTACGTCCTGGCCGCGTTCGGGGTGATGACGGTGCTGTGGGACGTCGGCGCCCGCCGCACGGCCGGCGCCTTCCGCCCGTACGCGGCCGTCGTTCGGCGGGACCTGCTGCCCGCGTTCGTCTCGACGGTGCCGGTGGCGATCGTGACGTACGTCGTGTCGTGGTCGGGCTGGATCCTCACGGACAAGGGCTACTTCCGGAACTGGGCCGCCACCGAGGGCCGGGACAGCTCGTGGTCGTGGCTGTTCCCCGACTGGTGGCGCAGCCTGTGGCACTACGAGTCGGAGGTCTACCGGTTCCACATCAACCTGACGTCGGGCCACACCTACGAGTCGAACCCGTGGAGCTGGCTCGTGCTGGGCCGCCCCGTCTCGTACTTCTACGAGGACCCGGCGGCGGGCCGTGACGGCTGCCCGGCGGACGCCACGGAGAAGTGCGCCCGCGAGGTGCTGGCGATCGGCACGCCGCTGCTGTGGTGGGCGGCGTGCTTCGCGGTCCTCTACGTCCTGTGGCGCTGGTTCTTCCGCCGCGACTGGCGCGCGGGCGCCATCGCCTGCGCGGTCGCGGCCGGGTGGGTGCCCTGGTTCCTCTACCAGGAGCGCACCATCTTCCTGTTCTACGCGGTGGTCTTCGTCCCGTTTCTGTGCCTCGCGGTCGCCATGATGGCCGGCGCGATGCTCGGCCCCCCGGGCCCGGACGGCACGGCGGAACGCCGCCGCACGATCGGCGCGGTCGCCACGGGCGTCCTGGTGCTGCTGATCATCTGGAACTTCATCTACTTCTGGCCCCTGTACACCGGCCAGTCCATCCCGATGGACGACTGGCGGGACCGGATGTGGCTGGACACGTGGGTGTAG
- the rsmI gene encoding 16S rRNA (cytidine(1402)-2'-O)-methyltransferase, whose protein sequence is MTGTLVLAGTPIGDVADAPPRLAAELEGADIVAAEDTRRLRRLTQALGVHTTGRVVSYFEGNESARTPELVDALAGGARVLLVTDAGMPSVSDPGYRLVAAAVERDIKVTAVPGPSAVLTALALSGLPVDRFCFEGFLPRKAGERRTRLREVADERRTLVYFEAPHRLDDTLAAMAEVFGEDRRAAVCRELTKTYEEVKRGGVGELARWAADGVRGEITIVVEGAPESGPAELDAAELVRRVHVREEAGERRKEAIAAVAAEAGLPKREVFDAVVAAKNASREGPANGKGLS, encoded by the coding sequence GTGACCGGAACGCTCGTACTCGCAGGGACCCCGATCGGAGACGTCGCGGACGCCCCGCCGCGCCTCGCCGCCGAGCTGGAGGGGGCCGACATCGTCGCCGCGGAGGACACCCGGCGGCTGCGCCGGCTGACGCAGGCGCTCGGCGTGCACACCACCGGACGGGTCGTGTCGTACTTCGAGGGCAACGAGTCCGCCCGTACGCCCGAGCTGGTCGACGCCCTGGCGGGCGGCGCGCGCGTCCTGCTGGTCACCGACGCGGGCATGCCGTCCGTCTCCGACCCCGGCTACCGGCTGGTCGCCGCCGCCGTGGAACGGGACATCAAGGTCACCGCCGTGCCCGGACCGTCCGCCGTGCTGACCGCGCTCGCCCTGTCCGGGCTGCCGGTCGACCGCTTCTGCTTCGAGGGCTTCCTGCCCCGCAAGGCGGGCGAGCGCCGCACCCGGCTCCGCGAGGTCGCGGACGAGCGCCGCACCCTCGTCTACTTCGAGGCCCCGCACCGCCTCGACGACACGCTCGCCGCGATGGCCGAGGTGTTCGGCGAGGACCGGCGGGCCGCGGTGTGCCGGGAGCTGACCAAGACCTACGAGGAGGTCAAGCGCGGCGGCGTCGGCGAGCTGGCCCGATGGGCGGCCGACGGCGTACGCGGCGAGATCACGATCGTCGTCGAGGGCGCCCCGGAGTCCGGGCCCGCCGAACTCGACGCGGCCGAGCTGGTGCGCCGGGTGCACGTGCGGGAGGAGGCGGGCGAGCGTCGGAAAGAAGCCATCGCCGCCGTCGCCGCCGAGGCCGGCCTTCCCAAGCGCGAGGTGTTCGACGCCGTCGTCGCGGCGAAGAACGCGTCTCGCGAAGGCCCGGCGAACGGTAAAGGACTATCGTAA
- a CDS encoding TatD family hydrolase — translation MSAKDAPPPLPEPLGVPVADSHTHLDMQSGTVEEALAKAAAVGVDTVVQVGCDLKGSRWAAETAAAYANVHAAVALHPNEAPRIVLGDPDGWSRQGAREAGGDTALDDALTEIDRLAALPEVRAVGETGLDHFRTGPEGIAAQERSFRAHIEIAKRHGKALVIHDREAHDDVLRILAEEGAPERTVFHCYSGDAEMARICADAGYFMSFAGNVTFKNAQPLRDALAVAPLDLVLVETDAPFLTPAPYRGRPNAPYLVPITVRAMAAVRGVDEEAMSTAIAVNTARAFDY, via the coding sequence ATGAGTGCCAAGGACGCCCCGCCGCCGCTGCCCGAACCCCTCGGGGTACCGGTCGCCGATTCCCACACCCACCTGGACATGCAGTCCGGCACCGTCGAGGAGGCCCTCGCCAAGGCCGCCGCCGTCGGCGTCGACACCGTGGTCCAGGTGGGCTGCGACCTGAAGGGCTCCCGGTGGGCCGCGGAGACGGCCGCCGCGTACGCGAACGTCCACGCCGCCGTCGCCCTCCACCCCAACGAAGCGCCGCGGATCGTGTTGGGCGATCCCGACGGCTGGTCCAGGCAGGGCGCCCGGGAGGCCGGCGGCGACACGGCGCTGGACGACGCGCTCACCGAGATCGACCGGCTCGCCGCCCTCCCGGAGGTCAGGGCGGTCGGCGAGACCGGCCTCGACCACTTCCGCACCGGACCGGAGGGCATCGCCGCCCAGGAGCGGTCCTTCCGCGCGCACATCGAGATCGCCAAGCGGCACGGCAAGGCCCTCGTCATCCACGACCGCGAGGCCCACGACGACGTCCTGCGGATCCTCGCCGAGGAGGGCGCCCCGGAGCGGACGGTCTTCCACTGCTACTCCGGCGACGCGGAGATGGCGCGGATCTGCGCGGACGCCGGATACTTCATGTCCTTCGCCGGCAACGTCACCTTCAAGAACGCCCAGCCGCTGCGCGACGCACTCGCCGTCGCCCCCCTGGACCTGGTCCTCGTCGAGACGGACGCGCCGTTCCTCACGCCCGCGCCCTACCGCGGACGGCCCAACGCCCCGTATCTCGTTCCCATCACGGTCCGGGCGATGGCGGCGGTGCGGGGTGTCGACGAGGAGGCCATGTCGACCGCGATCGCCGTCAACACCGCGCGAGCCTTTGATTACTGA
- a CDS encoding resuscitation-promoting factor has product MSTSQGSHRAATRSGRHASGPPSPAPAPAGYGAWDATPQAPAPPPAPAPVAVYRALPRQGGTGTAGTGTEAATGAAGHQGAGSRPAAGTSPRAGGVDPEAPTLTAVPAGGPAGGRAEARRAARRRRAAAPGGPEGLRRLVPQALVVAFLAGGTSAFVADDKAVRLSVDGGAPRTLHTFADDVSELLADQGLDVGEHDLVAPGAHQALASGDEVVLRYGRPVTLTLDGHRRQIWTTARTVDEALRALGVRAEGAYLSVSRSSAISRRGLALDVRTERTVTFMADGRERTVRTNAATVREALHQAGITLSGRDTTSVPPGSFPRDGQTITIMRITDTSEIREEPVPYEIVKVDDPALHQGTEVVERQGRPGVRRVTYSVRTVNGVRHKPTRIADEIVREPVHRRVLVGTRPMPSSVDGADHLNWDALAQCESGGRPDAVDASGTYGGLYQFDPGTWRSLGGSGTAQNAPAAEQTFRAKKLYVQRGASPWPHCGRRLYR; this is encoded by the coding sequence GTGAGCACCTCCCAGGGCAGTCACCGCGCCGCCACCCGGAGCGGCCGCCACGCCTCCGGGCCGCCTTCCCCCGCCCCCGCACCGGCGGGGTACGGGGCGTGGGACGCGACCCCGCAGGCGCCGGCGCCACCGCCCGCCCCCGCCCCGGTCGCCGTCTACCGGGCACTGCCCCGCCAGGGCGGCACGGGAACGGCCGGGACCGGGACCGAGGCCGCGACCGGGGCCGCCGGCCACCAGGGGGCGGGTTCCCGACCGGCGGCCGGGACGAGCCCGCGAGCCGGGGGCGTCGACCCCGAGGCGCCCACCCTCACGGCCGTACCCGCCGGGGGTCCCGCCGGCGGCCGCGCCGAGGCCCGCCGCGCCGCCCGCCGCCGCAGGGCCGCCGCGCCCGGCGGCCCCGAGGGGCTGCGGCGGCTCGTCCCGCAGGCCCTCGTCGTGGCGTTCCTCGCGGGCGGCACCAGCGCCTTCGTCGCCGACGACAAGGCCGTACGCCTCAGCGTCGACGGCGGCGCCCCCCGCACCCTGCACACCTTCGCCGACGACGTCTCCGAGCTCCTCGCCGACCAGGGCCTGGACGTCGGCGAACACGACCTCGTCGCCCCCGGCGCCCACCAGGCGCTCGCCAGCGGCGACGAAGTCGTCCTGCGCTACGGCCGCCCCGTCACCCTCACCCTCGACGGCCACCGCCGCCAGATCTGGACCACCGCCCGGACCGTCGACGAGGCCCTGCGCGCCCTCGGGGTCCGCGCCGAGGGCGCCTACCTGTCCGTGTCCCGCTCCTCCGCCATCAGCCGGCGCGGCCTCGCCCTCGACGTACGCACCGAACGCACCGTGACCTTCATGGCCGACGGCCGCGAGCGCACCGTCCGCACCAACGCCGCCACCGTCCGCGAGGCCCTCCACCAGGCGGGCATCACCCTCAGCGGACGCGACACCACCTCCGTGCCGCCCGGCAGCTTCCCCCGCGACGGGCAGACGATCACCATCATGCGGATCACCGACACCAGCGAAATCCGCGAGGAGCCCGTCCCGTACGAGATCGTGAAGGTCGACGACCCCGCCCTCCACCAAGGCACCGAGGTCGTCGAACGCCAGGGGCGGCCGGGCGTGCGCCGCGTCACCTACTCCGTGCGCACCGTCAACGGCGTCCGGCACAAGCCGACGCGGATCGCCGACGAGATCGTGCGCGAGCCCGTCCACCGGCGGGTCCTGGTCGGCACCCGGCCCATGCCCAGCTCCGTCGACGGCGCCGACCACCTGAACTGGGACGCCCTCGCCCAGTGCGAGTCCGGCGGCCGGCCCGACGCCGTGGACGCCTCCGGCACCTACGGCGGGCTCTACCAGTTCGACCCCGGCACCTGGCGCTCCCTCGGCGGCAGCGGCACCGCCCAGAACGCCCCCGCCGCCGAACAGACATTCCGGGCGAAGAAGCTGTACGTACAACGGGGGGCGAGCCCGTGGCCGCACTGCGGCCGTAGGCTGTATCGGTGA
- the rsmA gene encoding 16S rRNA (adenine(1518)-N(6)/adenine(1519)-N(6))-dimethyltransferase RsmA has translation MSTTEPDALLGPADIRELAAALGVRPTKQRGQNFVIDANTVRRIVRTAEVRPEDVVVEVGPGLGSLTLALLEAADRVTAVEIDDVLAGALPATIAARMPARKDRFALVHSDAMHVQELPGPPPTALVANLPYNVAVPVLLHMLDRFPTIERTLVMVQAEVADRLAAQPGNKVYGVPSVKANWYAHVKRAGAIGRNVFWPAPNVDSGLVSLVRRTEPLKTTATKSEVFAVVDAAFAQRRKTLRAALAGWAGSPAAAEAALVAAGVSPQARGEALTVEEFARIAEAKSA, from the coding sequence GTGAGCACCACTGAGCCCGACGCCCTCCTCGGCCCCGCCGACATCCGTGAACTGGCCGCCGCGCTGGGCGTACGCCCCACCAAGCAGCGCGGCCAGAACTTCGTCATCGACGCCAACACCGTGCGGCGCATCGTCCGCACCGCGGAGGTCCGCCCCGAGGACGTCGTCGTGGAGGTCGGGCCCGGACTCGGATCGCTGACCCTGGCCCTGCTGGAGGCCGCCGACCGGGTCACCGCCGTCGAGATCGACGACGTCCTCGCCGGCGCCCTGCCCGCCACGATCGCCGCCCGCATGCCGGCCAGGAAGGACCGCTTCGCGCTCGTCCACTCCGACGCCATGCACGTCCAGGAGCTGCCCGGCCCGCCGCCCACCGCGCTCGTCGCGAACCTCCCGTACAACGTCGCCGTGCCCGTCCTGCTGCACATGCTCGACCGCTTCCCGACCATCGAACGGACCCTCGTCATGGTCCAGGCCGAGGTCGCCGACCGGCTCGCGGCACAACCCGGCAACAAGGTCTACGGCGTGCCGTCGGTGAAGGCCAACTGGTACGCGCACGTCAAGCGCGCCGGCGCCATCGGCCGCAACGTCTTCTGGCCCGCCCCCAACGTCGACTCCGGCCTCGTCTCCCTCGTGCGCCGCACCGAGCCCCTGAAGACCACCGCCACCAAGAGCGAGGTCTTCGCCGTCGTCGACGCCGCGTTCGCCCAGCGCCGCAAGACCCTGCGCGCCGCCCTCGCAGGCTGGGCCGGATCACCGGCCGCCGCCGAGGCCGCCCTGGTCGCCGCGGGCGTCTCCCCGCAGGCCCGGGGCGAGGCCCTCACCGTGGAAGAGTTCGCACGCATCGCGGAGGCCAAGTCAGCGTGA
- a CDS encoding 4-(cytidine 5'-diphospho)-2-C-methyl-D-erythritol kinase: MSITVRVPAKVNVQLAVGAARPDGFHDLANVFLAVSLYDEVTATPADELRITCSGPDADQVPLDTTNLAARAAAALAARHGISPDVHLHIAKDIPVAGGMAGGSADGAGALLACDALWGTGATRDELLDICAGLGSDVPFSLVGGAALGTGRGERLTPLEVGGTFHWVFAVADGGLSTPAVYGEFDRLTAGTDVPAPAASPALLDALRTGDTTLLAGALVNDLQPAALSLRPSLAATLAAGTGAGALAGLVSGSGPTTAFLVKDEEAARTVADALIASGTCRTARTATSPAPGATQIRT; this comes from the coding sequence GTGAGCATCACCGTACGCGTACCCGCCAAGGTCAACGTCCAGCTCGCCGTCGGCGCCGCCCGCCCGGACGGCTTCCACGACCTGGCCAACGTCTTCCTCGCCGTCTCGCTCTACGACGAGGTGACCGCCACCCCCGCCGACGAGCTGCGCATCACCTGCTCCGGCCCCGACGCGGACCAGGTGCCGCTCGACACCACCAACCTTGCCGCCCGCGCGGCGGCCGCCCTCGCCGCCCGGCACGGCATCTCCCCGGACGTCCACCTCCACATCGCCAAGGACATCCCGGTCGCCGGCGGCATGGCGGGCGGCAGCGCCGACGGCGCGGGCGCCCTCCTCGCCTGCGACGCCCTCTGGGGCACCGGCGCCACCCGGGACGAACTCCTCGACATCTGCGCCGGACTCGGCAGCGACGTGCCCTTCAGCCTCGTCGGCGGCGCCGCCCTCGGCACCGGACGCGGCGAGCGGCTCACCCCGCTGGAAGTCGGCGGCACCTTCCACTGGGTCTTCGCCGTCGCCGACGGCGGACTGTCCACCCCCGCGGTGTACGGAGAGTTCGACCGGCTCACCGCCGGCACGGACGTCCCCGCCCCGGCCGCCTCCCCCGCCCTGCTGGACGCCCTGCGCACCGGTGACACCACCCTCCTCGCCGGAGCCCTCGTCAACGACCTCCAGCCCGCCGCCCTCTCCCTGCGCCCCTCACTCGCCGCCACCCTCGCGGCGGGCACCGGCGCCGGCGCCCTCGCCGGCCTGGTCTCCGGCTCCGGGCCGACGACCGCGTTCCTGGTCAAGGACGAGGAGGCGGCCCGCACCGTCGCCGACGCCCTGATCGCCTCCGGCACCTGCCGCACCGCCCGCACGGCCACCTCCCCCGCCCCGGGAGCTACTCAGATCCGCACCTGA